A window from Kovacikia minuta CCNUW1 encodes these proteins:
- a CDS encoding ATP-binding protein: MAYWQAAQILLGQSEDNIPLRQDAYEAKVLAEAKVDFYRLCYFYLYRFTLNYWLRDFAKAEHDAVQTRQYLAGGMGNIVEPLLYFYDSLTVLANPPESIAESEPGWQRMLDNQAKLKEWAHYAPMNYLNKWELVEAERYRVRGQILAAMDAYDRAIALAKEHQYLQEEALANELAARFYLAQRKTTVARAYLKEAHYCYMRWEASAKVEALETEFPHLREHVHLGGRSPESLSSRTTTSISTKLDALDLASVLKASQAIASEIYLDQLLATLMKILIENAGAQTGYLLLQTQNEWCIEATGCINNENVAVLQSIPPGRRGIKDHPLPTAIIHYVAHTLEGIVLEDAAQQGSFKNDPWITQHQTKSILCAPLLKQGSLTGIVYLENNLVTGAFNPQRIEMVNLLSTQAAISIDNARLLKQQAELNTSLQMEIAERERVKKERDRIITILEVSTDHIGLSDPGGTLLWANAFSRKKMGLSSSDDITQSRISDYYPEWVLKIIQQEGLPTAIRDGTWVGETAVFDKDGNEIPVSQMIIAHKTAEGSVEYFSTVMRDISALKAAEVEVRQLNAELEQRVMQRTAQLAAANKELEAFSYSVSHDLRAPLRAIDGFLRILQEDYGAQLDAEGNRCMKIVRDNAKRMGELIDDLLALSRTNRQEILPQLIYPNELIYKILKDMELELHGRQVEFEIADLPLCQADLSLLRQVWVNLLSNAIKYTRHRTQARIEIGFRVNSAEITYFVRDNGTGFDMRYADKLFGVFQRLHRDDEFEGTGIGLAIVQRILHRHGGRIWVEAAVDQGSIFYFTLPAICVLPPIP, translated from the coding sequence TTGGCTTACTGGCAAGCGGCTCAAATTCTCCTGGGTCAGTCAGAGGACAACATTCCCTTACGCCAGGATGCCTATGAAGCAAAAGTCCTGGCTGAGGCAAAAGTCGATTTTTACCGCCTCTGTTACTTTTATCTGTACCGCTTCACCTTGAATTACTGGCTGCGAGACTTTGCTAAAGCGGAACACGATGCTGTGCAAACTCGCCAGTATTTAGCTGGGGGGATGGGAAATATTGTTGAACCACTTCTATATTTCTATGATTCTCTGACCGTGCTGGCTAATCCTCCTGAATCGATCGCGGAGTCAGAGCCTGGGTGGCAGCGAATGCTAGACAATCAAGCCAAGTTGAAGGAATGGGCGCATTATGCTCCCATGAATTACTTGAACAAGTGGGAGTTGGTAGAAGCGGAGCGTTATCGCGTCAGAGGGCAAATTTTAGCGGCAATGGATGCCTACGATCGGGCGATCGCCCTGGCAAAAGAGCATCAATATCTGCAAGAAGAAGCGTTGGCAAATGAACTTGCTGCCCGATTTTATTTGGCTCAACGCAAAACCACCGTTGCTCGTGCTTATTTGAAGGAAGCCCACTATTGCTATATGCGTTGGGAAGCCTCAGCCAAAGTAGAAGCATTGGAAACCGAATTTCCTCACCTGCGAGAACACGTGCACTTGGGGGGGCGCTCTCCGGAAAGCCTGAGTTCCAGGACAACTACCTCAATCTCAACCAAACTAGATGCCTTAGATCTTGCCAGTGTCTTAAAAGCCTCTCAGGCGATCGCCAGTGAAATTTATCTTGATCAATTGCTGGCGACGTTGATGAAAATCCTGATTGAAAACGCGGGTGCCCAAACGGGCTATCTCCTTCTGCAAACCCAAAATGAATGGTGTATCGAAGCCACTGGCTGCATTAATAATGAAAATGTTGCGGTATTGCAGTCTATTCCTCCAGGTAGGCGTGGTATCAAAGACCATCCCCTACCCACAGCCATCATCCACTACGTTGCTCACACCTTAGAAGGAATTGTGCTGGAGGATGCCGCTCAGCAAGGTTCCTTCAAAAACGATCCCTGGATTACGCAACACCAGACCAAATCCATTCTGTGTGCGCCTTTGCTAAAACAAGGAAGCCTGACGGGTATTGTTTATCTGGAAAACAATTTGGTGACGGGTGCATTTAATCCACAACGAATTGAAATGGTAAATTTATTGTCAACCCAAGCGGCAATTTCAATTGATAATGCACGGTTGCTTAAACAACAGGCGGAACTTAACACGTCGTTGCAGATGGAGATTGCAGAAAGAGAACGGGTTAAGAAGGAACGCGATCGCATCATTACCATTTTGGAAGTTTCAACGGACCACATTGGACTGTCTGATCCTGGGGGAACCCTTCTTTGGGCGAATGCCTTCTCGCGGAAAAAAATGGGGCTTTCGTCGAGTGATGACATTACTCAGTCCCGTATTTCCGATTATTATCCTGAGTGGGTATTAAAAATTATTCAGCAGGAAGGTTTGCCCACTGCAATTCGAGATGGAACCTGGGTGGGTGAAACCGCCGTGTTCGACAAAGATGGCAATGAGATTCCGGTGTCGCAGATGATCATTGCACATAAAACCGCAGAAGGGAGTGTGGAATATTTTTCAACGGTGATGCGTGATATCAGCGCGCTCAAAGCGGCTGAAGTTGAAGTTCGCCAACTGAATGCAGAACTAGAACAGCGGGTGATGCAACGAACAGCCCAACTGGCGGCAGCAAACAAGGAACTGGAAGCATTTTCCTACTCTGTTTCCCATGACTTACGGGCTCCCCTGCGGGCGATCGATGGGTTTTTGCGCATTCTACAAGAAGACTATGGTGCCCAACTGGATGCAGAAGGCAATCGCTGCATGAAAATTGTGCGCGATAATGCCAAGCGCATGGGTGAGCTAATTGATGATTTGTTAGCGCTTTCCCGCACAAATCGCCAGGAAATTTTGCCTCAGCTCATTTATCCCAATGAACTTATCTATAAGATTCTGAAGGATATGGAACTGGAGCTGCACGGACGTCAGGTGGAGTTTGAAATCGCTGATCTACCACTTTGTCAAGCAGACCTTTCGCTGTTGCGCCAGGTTTGGGTCAATTTGCTTTCCAATGCCATTAAATATACGCGCCATCGAACCCAGGCTCGAATTGAAATTGGATTTAGGGTCAATTCCGCAGAAATCACGTATTTTGTCCGGGATAATGGAACAGGATTCGATATGCGCTATGCCGATAAATTGTTTGGTGTGTTTCAGCGGTTGCATCGAGATGATGAGTTTGAAGGAACTGGGATTGGCCTGGCGATCGTTCAACGCATTTTACATCGACATGGGGGGCGAATCTGGGTAGAAGCTGCTGTTGACCAGGGAAGTATCTTTTACTTTACGCTTCCTGCCATCTGTGTTCTTCCTCCAATCCCTTAA
- a CDS encoding response regulator encodes MSDQLSSSSNASLSPNLISIVLVEDNPADAELTIRALRRGKINNPIHHLKDGVEALDFLFSEGAYSDRPIDSSPKVILLDLKLPKVSGLEVLRRLKSDPQTQTIPVVVLTSSGEDRDLINSYALGINSYIVKPVDFEQFSEAVQQIGLYWVLLNQTLEG; translated from the coding sequence ATGTCCGATCAGCTCAGCTCTTCATCCAATGCTTCTTTATCGCCGAATTTAATTTCGATTGTGTTGGTTGAAGATAACCCAGCTGATGCCGAACTGACGATTCGAGCATTACGTCGGGGAAAGATCAACAATCCCATTCATCATTTGAAAGATGGAGTCGAAGCGCTCGATTTTTTGTTTTCTGAAGGGGCGTACTCCGATCGCCCCATTGACAGTTCCCCTAAAGTGATTTTGCTGGATCTCAAGTTGCCGAAGGTCAGTGGGTTGGAAGTGTTACGACGACTCAAATCTGATCCACAAACTCAAACAATTCCCGTTGTGGTGCTGACCTCTTCTGGGGAAGATCGGGATTTGATCAATAGCTATGCCCTGGGCATTAATAGTTACATCGTTAAACCAGTTGACTTTGAGCAATTTAGTGAGGCAGTTCAACAAATTGGACTTTATTGGGTGTTGCTTAACCAGACCCTAGAAGGGTAA
- a CDS encoding ISAs1 family transposase — translation MGVEALIEQLKTIPDWRRGRTVQYPLWLMLLLSLLGVMSGYSSLRGLEDFMKRHQQEVAELFGLSKAKLPSYSTLRDMSLHINPQDVAQVFLVWVKQAVSIEAGQVVSMDGKALASTVEDGYGQQQDFVSVISACVQQWDGVIGQLSFQNGKTSEIVGVRQLLKQLNLKGVWVTLDALHTQKNGESDYRE, via the coding sequence ATGGGTGTAGAAGCATTGATCGAACAACTCAAAACGATTCCCGACTGGAGACGGGGCAGAACAGTGCAGTACCCACTGTGGTTGATGCTGTTGCTGAGCTTACTTGGAGTGATGAGCGGGTACAGTAGTCTGCGCGGTCTAGAGGACTTTATGAAACGGCACCAGCAAGAGGTTGCTGAATTATTTGGGTTAAGCAAAGCGAAACTGCCAAGTTACTCGACCTTGCGAGACATGAGCTTGCATATCAACCCCCAGGACGTTGCTCAAGTCTTCTTGGTGTGGGTCAAACAAGCTGTTTCCATTGAGGCAGGGCAGGTGGTTTCGATGGATGGCAAAGCTTTAGCGAGTACGGTGGAGGATGGTTATGGTCAGCAGCAGGATTTTGTCAGCGTCATCAGTGCTTGTGTACAACAGTGGGATGGCGTGATTGGTCAACTGAGCTTTCAAAATGGTAAAACCAGCGAGATTGTAGGTGTGCGTCAATTGCTGAAGCAACTCAACCTCAAAGGGGTGTGGGTCACCCTAGATGCCTTACACACTCAAAAAAACGGTGAGTCAGATTATCGAGAGTGA
- a CDS encoding glucose-1-phosphate adenylyltransferase, whose translation MIDIPVSNCVNSEIYKIYVLTQFNSASLNRHISRAYSFGGFSEGFVEVLPAQQTPENPNWFQGTADAVRQYLWLFQEWDVDEYLILSGDHLYRMDYGEFVRRHRETDADITISVVPMDNRRASDFGLMKIDSSGRVVNFSEKPKGDALTAMQVDTTVLGLAPEQAKQFPYIASMGIYVFKKEVMAKLLRQSTEQTDFGKEIIPASAQDYNVQAFLFDGYWEDIGTIEAFYEANLALTQQPHPPFSFYDEKAPIYTRTRFLPPSKLLDCHIRESIVSEGSILKSCSVTHSVLGVRSRVESGCIVEDALIMGADYYQPFTERLSEKDCYTDTFPPLGIGADTLIRRAIIDKNARIGCNVKIINKDRVEEAERENQGFYIRNGIVVVLKNATIPDGTVI comes from the coding sequence TTGATTGATATTCCTGTCAGTAACTGTGTCAACTCAGAAATTTATAAGATTTATGTCCTGACCCAGTTCAACTCTGCTTCGTTAAATCGGCACATTTCTCGTGCCTATAGCTTTGGGGGATTCAGCGAAGGGTTTGTGGAAGTGCTGCCAGCACAGCAGACTCCAGAAAATCCCAACTGGTTCCAGGGGACGGCAGATGCAGTCCGGCAATACCTCTGGTTGTTTCAAGAATGGGATGTGGATGAGTACCTGATTTTATCGGGTGACCATCTCTACCGTATGGACTATGGTGAGTTTGTCCGTCGTCACCGCGAAACTGACGCAGACATCACCATTTCCGTGGTTCCGATGGACAATCGACGGGCGTCAGATTTTGGCTTGATGAAAATTGATTCCTCCGGGCGAGTGGTCAATTTCAGCGAAAAGCCGAAGGGGGATGCCCTGACTGCCATGCAGGTTGATACTACTGTTTTAGGGCTTGCGCCAGAACAGGCAAAACAGTTTCCCTACATTGCCTCCATGGGGATTTATGTCTTTAAAAAAGAGGTGATGGCTAAGCTCCTGCGGCAGTCTACCGAACAAACGGACTTTGGCAAAGAGATTATTCCGGCTTCTGCCCAGGACTATAACGTTCAAGCGTTTCTATTTGACGGATATTGGGAAGACATTGGGACGATCGAAGCTTTCTATGAAGCAAATTTAGCGCTGACCCAGCAACCCCATCCACCCTTCAGCTTTTATGACGAAAAAGCACCGATTTATACCCGTACTCGATTTTTGCCTCCCAGCAAACTGCTTGACTGCCATATTCGAGAATCGATCGTCAGTGAAGGCTCTATCCTTAAAAGTTGCTCGGTAACCCATTCTGTATTGGGGGTGCGATCGCGGGTTGAATCTGGTTGTATCGTCGAAGATGCCCTGATTATGGGAGCTGACTACTACCAACCCTTTACCGAACGCCTATCCGAGAAAGATTGTTACACCGACACATTTCCCCCCCTCGGAATTGGGGCTGATACACTGATCCGGCGTGCCATCATCGATAAAAATGCGCGCATTGGCTGCAATGTGAAAATCATCAATAAAGACCGGGTGGAAGAAGCCGAACGGGAGAATCAGGGGTTCTATATTCGTAACGGCATTGTGGTGGTGTTGAAGAACGCAACCATTCCAGATGGAACGGTGATTTAG
- a CDS encoding sugar phosphate nucleotidyltransferase, giving the protein MKKVLAIILGGGAGTRLYPLTKQRAKPAVPIAGKYLLD; this is encoded by the coding sequence GTGAAAAAAGTATTAGCGATTATTTTGGGCGGTGGCGCAGGAACTCGCCTCTATCCATTGACGAAGCAACGAGCTAAGCCTGCTGTGCCGATCGCAGGCAAGTACTTGCTTGATTGA
- the egtD gene encoding L-histidine N(alpha)-methyltransferase, whose translation MDSRESSRLRWVTLGSSEALVDEGLDVLHGLKQPSKTLPCRYFYDDRGSDLFEQITDLPEYYPTRTEQSILENCALEIAQLTGSCELVELGSGSSRKTRLLLEAYSQLHTQLQYCPIDVSAGILRTTALELLRQYPKLRLCGLAGTYEQALAHLPPAELENRMLIFLGSTIGNLSAEACDRFLTQIQHALKPGEYFLLGVDLQKEVSVIEAAYNDAQGITAAFNLNILNHLNHRFQGNFDLNQFSHWAFYNPVQHQIEMHLRSLKHQIVTLKALNLEVTLEAGETIQTEISRKFHLPTLTTTLESHALHPLHIWTDPQAWFGLLLCQRQCVGAECP comes from the coding sequence TTGGACAGTCGGGAAAGCTCCCGCCTCCGCTGGGTCACATTAGGCTCAAGTGAGGCACTTGTGGATGAAGGATTGGATGTATTGCATGGGCTAAAGCAACCTTCCAAAACGCTTCCTTGTCGCTACTTTTACGACGATCGTGGGTCTGATTTGTTTGAGCAGATTACTGACTTACCAGAATATTACCCAACCCGCACAGAGCAGTCGATTCTGGAAAATTGCGCCCTAGAAATTGCCCAACTAACCGGCTCCTGTGAACTGGTAGAATTGGGCAGCGGCAGCTCTCGCAAAACCCGCCTGCTGTTGGAAGCTTACAGCCAACTTCATACCCAGTTGCAATACTGCCCAATCGATGTCAGTGCTGGAATCCTGAGAACAACCGCCCTGGAACTGTTACGCCAGTATCCCAAACTCAGGCTTTGTGGTTTGGCAGGAACCTACGAACAGGCATTGGCCCACCTTCCCCCAGCAGAGCTGGAAAACCGGATGCTGATTTTTTTGGGTAGCACGATCGGGAATCTGAGTGCAGAAGCCTGCGATCGCTTCCTTACCCAAATTCAACACGCACTGAAACCAGGGGAGTATTTCTTGCTGGGAGTCGATTTACAAAAGGAAGTAAGCGTAATTGAAGCCGCCTACAACGATGCCCAGGGAATAACGGCTGCCTTCAATCTCAATATCCTGAATCATCTGAATCATCGCTTTCAAGGGAATTTTGACCTGAACCAATTCTCCCATTGGGCATTCTATAACCCCGTTCAGCATCAGATTGAGATGCATCTTCGCAGCTTAAAGCATCAGATCGTGACGCTGAAGGCGCTCAACTTAGAGGTAACACTGGAAGCCGGAGAAACCATTCAAACCGAAATTTCCCGCAAATTTCATCTCCCAACCCTGACCACAACCCTGGAATCCCATGCCCTCCACCCCCTACACATCTGGACCGATCCACAGGCGTGGTTTGGTCTGTTACTCTGCCAGCGGCAATGCGTTGGAGCGGAATGTCCCTAA